AGTTACCGATCCGACTAGGGAAGCCAATAAGACTCCTATCCATCCTGATTCTTTGCCCAATATATTTGAAATCATCTGTGGGCTGCTAACAGCCAGCATGACACCTATTAGCAATAAAACAACAAGAAATTCTGGCAGGATGTTTTCAAAAGATCTCCATCCTTTTTTCAGTGCTGCCATACTTTTCTCTCTGTCTTTTGTAAAAGAAAATATAAGCAGAACTATAGTAATACCATAAAAAATATAAGAATCCAAAACAATACATCCAAATATATATTTTGCGGTTTAAGAAAGGCGATAGTGCGTTTAAATAAGGGTGTAACAGTTAATTTGTTGTTATGTTTCTTAAAATTTAAAAATTCCTCGCAATTGCGAGGAATCCACGCTTATTATTTTATTTCCGATCACGTCGGAAAAAATTAGAAGCTTCAGCCGAAACAGCTGGAACATCCACCTTGATCCGCATCTGCTTCTTCTTTTATTAAAGCGGATATGAGAAGCTCTTTTATTTTTTCATATGTGGGAACAACCCCGGACAGGACAACTTCCCCATCAATGGCAAGACTAGGCAATGAAAGAACCCCAAATGATGCTATCTCTGCAACGTCTGTAACTTTCTCTACTGGATTTCC
The window above is part of the Synergistaceae bacterium genome. Proteins encoded here:
- a CDS encoding permease: MDSYIFYGITIVLLIFSFTKDREKSMAALKKGWRSFENILPEFLVVLLLIGVMLAVSSPQMISNILGKESGWIGVLLASLVGSVTLIPSFVAFPTALLLLEAGAGYMQIGALISTLMMVGLVTMPIEIKYFGKRMTILRNVFAFIFSFFVAFAIGKVVG
- a CDS encoding thioredoxin family protein, translated to MKIQILGTGCATCEELDQLVVQAARDLKIGNPVEKVTDVAEIASFGVLSLPSLAIDGEVVLSGVVPTYEKIKELLISALIKEEADADQGGCSSCFG